A DNA window from Brassica napus cultivar Da-Ae chromosome C1, Da-Ae, whole genome shotgun sequence contains the following coding sequences:
- the LOC106359470 gene encoding abscisic acid receptor PYR1-like produces the protein MPSELTQEERSKLTQSISEFHTYHLGPGSCSSLHAQRIHAPPEIVWSVVRQFDKPQTYKHFIKSCSVEEGFEMRVGCTRDVIVISGLPANTSTERLDMLDDERRVTGFSIIGGEHRLKNYKSVTTVHRFERERRIWTVVLESYVVDMPEGNSEDDTRMFADTVVKLNLQKLATVTEAMARNAGDGRGSRVT, from the coding sequence ATGCCTTCCGAGCTAACTCAGGAAGAACGATCCAAACTCACCCAATCCATATCCGAGTTTCACACTTACCACCTCGGTCCCGGAAGCTGCTCCTCGCTCCACGCGCAGCGAATCCACGCGCCGCCGGAGATCGTCTGGTCAGTCGTCCGTCAATTCGACAAACCGCAGACCTACAAGCACTTCATCAAGTCCTGCTCCGTCGAGGAAGGATTCGAGATGCGCGTCGGTTGCACGCGCGACGTGATCGTGATCAGCGGGTTGCCGGCGAACACGTCGACGGAGAGGCTCGACATGCTCGACGACGAGAGGCGGGTGACGGGGTTCAGCATCATCGGAGGCGAGCACAGGCTGAAGAATTACAAGTCGGTGACGACGGTGCACAGGTTCGAGAGGGAGAGACGGATCTGGACGGTGGTTCTTGAGTCGTACGTTGTGGATATGCCGGAAGGGAACTCGGAAGACGATACGCGTATGTTTGCTGATACTGTCGTTAAACTCAATCTGCAGAAACTCGCGACGGTCACTGAAGCTATGGCTCGTAACGCCGGCGACGGGAGAGGTTCTCGGGTGACCTGA